TTAGCAACTTAATGGGGGAGAGAAGACAGACACAGGATCTTTTTGGTTCACATATCAATGCAATAGTTGATAGAACTAGTATCTTGCCTAGCCGGTCTACATCACCTGCCACAGAAACATCAAGCACCCAGCACCATGATTCACTTCAAATTTCAAGATTATTGATGCAAAGAGCTGATTCAGTTTCTTCACTTTCATCAGCACTGAATACTGCAATGGATTCTGCAGAAAGATTAGTGGAGGATCTCGAGGCATATAGTAATGATCCCCGCATGAGAAGAAACCGCCAGCATTCTCCAAGTAATGATAATGGAGTTACATCTTCAAATATTGCTACAATTATACAACCAGAAAACCCGACATCTGATACGGCCACCGAAATCAATTCGGATGTGCTTCCAGCTGCTTCCGTTTTAAGGAATTTTCCTGCCAGTGCGGGCTTGGAGGACCAGACAGTGAATTCAGAAATAAATTCAACAGTCCGATCTTCATCTTCCAGGAGAAGAAGGTTCCAGAGAGGCTCTGGTGTGATTATTAGTCAGCATTCATCTGAACCTAGAAGGAGAAGGTTGAGATGAAGCAATGATCCATCTCAACAGAAGGTTCCTTCTGTTTCCTGGAAGTCACTGCTGTTATATGCAAGTTCGAATACATGTTGTAAAAAGGATACTCCAATGTGATCTTGTATGGCATATCTGGGCTATTAATAGGGGCAGAGTAATCTCTTCCTTCTTTCCATTCCAAGAAATGAAGCTGTGTAATGGATCTTTATGCCAGACAACAGGTCGTATAGGTAAAGCTTTATCTTCTAGTTCTGATGTCTTTGTATTTTTAATCTTGGTATATAGTGGCAAGTTTGTGAGCTATTTATTCTTTCATCAGATACTTTCTTATCATCACAAGTCCAATGTTATAGACTGGGCGAATCGTTACCCTTACCGACTTCACTCTATAATCTTGAGGTTACTCACTCCTGGTCCATGTTTTTAGGGATGATTTTGAAGCAGTGTATCTCTAAGATCATTTTGTGCTGCATATACAAATTGCCTCCCGACCCTCTAGATCATTTTGACATGCTGGTGGTAGTCTTTTAAGTCTAGGATTGCCAATATTTCACAAATGGCTCTCTATTCAAAACCAATTCGTGGGTTTTGTTGAGTGAGCTTTCACAGTAAAACTACTTGCTTTTTGAATGCTTAAAGTTCACTTACAAAATGCTTTTGAGAAATTGTCTATTTCTTCAAATCTTCTGACCAGTGGGTTATATTCGTTATATACTTCGTCCGATCACTCCGATGCATATGAACACACACACGCACAATCTCTTAAAACATCTGTTTGGAACTGGAATATGCTCGAATCAATTCGTCACTGAAAATTATACCCTCTAGGCAGTTAACACAATGTTGCACCTGATCAGTTCACAAGTCTTTCCCAACATCTTTAGATAACAACATTTTTCATGTTTATGAGCACCAAAATAAAATAAAAGTACAACAAACCAAACACGAGACAAATTTATACAGCGAAAGACAATCCTACTTGGTGCTTAGTGATATCTTATAAAGTTCTCCATACGCTAATTTCCCGCTGCTAGATCATTTCGGAACTGTTCTACAAGTGGAGGAAGGAGTAGAGCAAGCCTAGACTTGTACCTAGCAATTCGTCGCAAGCGTTCTTCTCTTAATCTGCAAGTAAAATACCAAATACATGTTCAACATTTACATTATCTATTACCTGCGGAAATAGACTCCAACCTTTTTTTTTTTTTCTTTACACAAGTGATGGGTGTCATATGCTCATGTGGCACACATTAATGTTCCATACATCCCAAGTTCCAAAAAGGAATAAAGGACTCGTAGTCTGACAACATAAAATACTATCACTGAAGAACACAAAGTTTGAACCCCATTGTAATTTGCAATTTTGCATCCTTAACAGGTTTCATATCTTTCTCGGATTGTTGATTAAGGTTTCCATAACAAAAGGTGCAAGTGGGAAAAAAAAAAACCTATATAAACTAACAGTCCATTTTCCTTCACTTCACAAGGCCACCTAGGATGATACAATCAGTCTAGTGGTAGCTGAAAGTCAATTCTTCTCAGTAATGAAAGCTACTCACATAGGTACAGATAGCTACTATAACACATGCACGTACGAATCTTCATAAAGCTACTCACATAGGTATAGAAACCTAATGACTAGTAATGAAAAACAACTTAGATAGGTGTACACAGCTACCAGACTAGTAATAAAAAAACTACTCAATATTCAATTTAATTAGCAACAACCCTCCCCCCTTCACTTTTTTTCCCAAAAGAAAGAGTCTTTGCAATCAACCGCAGGACCTTTCCATTCATTATACGGTAATAAAATTTAATTGAATAGGGAGAGGATATTCCCTTATGCTTTCTAACCAGAAACATAATCAAAGCCACCTACTTCAATTAAGCTATGAACTATTAAGTATGTCTATTGCTTCTTTAACCCTTAGAAAAAAAAAAAAGTAATCAAATGATCAGCGGTAAGTCTGATTGTGTAAGAATCAGATGGTATGAGAAACTTACCGTGCTCGAACCTTTCTAGCACGTTTGATATGTCTTTTTAACAGATCTTCTGGTGATACATGTTCAACGGATTCCTCAACCTGAAAGCACCAACAAGGAAACTCATCTCACAATAATTCTATTGATTTTCACTAGTGCTTTAGATTTAATCTTAAAGTACTGAGCAGTTGACAGATGGTACTAAACAGTATCCTTAAATTAGAATGTAAATACTATGCAGATGAAGGTTGTTTGAAAAATTGCTCAAGGAAAACCATCAAGGAGGGATTATTAGTTCTAATTACTGAGATCAAAGGAGCACCTGGACTAAAAAAGCGAGCGAATACTTAACAAATATGACCAACTTGGCATTTGGCATTTACTCTGGGTCTAAAATCACTATTGTCCAAAGACCTATAAATCCAAAGAGAAAAAGAATGTTGTCCTATATTTAAGAAATCATTAAACTCCAATGTTTCAAGAAATCAATTCATGGTTGGACAAGTTCTTGACAAAGTTTTCAGAAACTTTTACATCACTTGTAACAGTTGCAAGACAAATGTCCCAAAACTTAGTAAGAGTCTGCAACTAAATTTTGAATACAAAATTCACATCATCGTAACTCATCAGACACAAGTACCCTAAACCCTTCTATTAAACTTAATTTCTATTAAAGCTTCAGGGACCAAACTACTGTAACCAAATATATGTGGATGTTGCTAGTTTGCTATTGCAAAGAGTTTATATATGTATATATATAAATTCTTTTTATCAGAAACTCTTTCAGCTCGCTATTGGTGTAACATCAGCTAAGATCTCATAAATGAAAGCCCTAAACTATATAAACAGACAGGAATCATGAAAAGCTTTTAAGGTCTATACCTTGATCTCATACTTTTTTTTAATCTTTTGGTATCTATTCAAAAACAACCACTTGATAAAATAAAACTATTAGGAACCCAACCTTGTCTTCGTTGTCTTCTTTTTTATCGCCTTCATCCTTGTTTGGCGGAATCGCACTTGCCATGGGTATGGGTGAAGGCTTTGGAAGAGACCTTGTAGCATCACCGTATCGTGGCTGCCAACAGATTTGAAATCCTCAGAGAAAAAAAAACGAGAAAAGACTTGAAAAAGAAACAAGAAGTGAATGGAAAAAGAAAAAAGAAATAAACAGAACATGAAAAAAAAAAAAAAAA
Above is a window of Fragaria vesca subsp. vesca linkage group LG7, FraVesHawaii_1.0, whole genome shotgun sequence DNA encoding:
- the LOC101308496 gene encoding E3 ubiquitin-protein ligase RMA1H1-like; its protein translation is MNITPPPSQQHIHTAVPDDAATERETAKTNIRESTHLIAKALAMDTNPKRVEPRIGNFFDCHICFDLATDPILTCCGHLFCWPCFYDLSYADSNAKECPVCKGEVTDASIIPVYGHGDGNTSQNSKESVSLAPPRPRAARIEGVRQQLIRRGPSSVIEHRIQLLSNLMGERRQTQDLFGSHINAIVDRTSILPSRSTSPATETSSTQHHDSLQISRLLMQRADSVSSLSSALNTAMDSAERLVEDLEAYSNDPRMRRNRQHSPSNDNGVTSSNIATIIQPENPTSDTATEINSDVLPAASVLRNFPASAGLEDQTVNSEINSTVRSSSSRRRRFQRGSGVIISQHSSEPRRRRLR